The genomic stretch TTGTGTAGCGATGGCCTCATCATTTATGCATCGGATCGTCCCAGAACGGCCGAATTGCTTCGTGCTCGACATCGGCACGGCTGACCCCGATGTCCTTCAACGCTTCGTCGCTCAGACTGGCGAGCAGCTCGCGTTCGCGGTGAAGTTCGTACCAGCGGCTAAACTTGTGCAGCAGATCGGAAATCAGATGGACCGGCATTTTTTCATCGCTCACATACAGTTTTTGACCTTTCATCGTGTTGCCCTCCTTTAGGGATGGCTCAAGTCTCGCGCCAGGGCTACGATCAATCCAACGAATGTTTCTGATGGCAAGCATCACGGAGATTCATCAATTGTCGGCGTACCCCAGTATCGATACCGATGTCCTGCGTACCTTTGTCGCAATTGCCGATCAGGGCGGTTTTACCCGCGCCG from Pseudomonas allokribbensis encodes the following:
- a CDS encoding DUF1127 domain-containing protein, translated to MKGQKLYVSDEKMPVHLISDLLHKFSRWYELHRERELLASLSDEALKDIGVSRADVEHEAIRPFWDDPMHK